From one Formosa sediminum genomic stretch:
- a CDS encoding sulfotransferase family protein, whose product MIKNKAIQIIGTQRSGSNLLRVMLNQIEAIDAPHPPHILQRFYPLLATYGNLNIELNFLKLIDDVCKLIEFNPVPWQGFTLDRKAIRKQCETNTLLEVFKVIYNLKATHAKANYWCCKSMANINYIDVLEASNIKPIYIHLYRDGRDVALSFKNAIVGPKHTYHLAKKWKTEQELCLKLKHSVAPNRFFSLCYEDLITKPKVVLQELCTFLNIPFNTAMLNYYQSEESLKTAASGKMWKNVSQPILTHNCNKFLTEMKSPDILLFESIAGTTLSQLNYSLYTDGFYKLITEDDIEAFHQENEILKQTVLSMANTRDISRKQPQLQLLKEIQNRGTLQVANI is encoded by the coding sequence ATGATAAAAAATAAAGCCATACAAATTATAGGAACTCAAAGGTCAGGGTCTAATTTATTACGTGTCATGCTAAATCAGATTGAAGCTATTGATGCACCACATCCGCCGCATATACTTCAGCGATTTTATCCATTATTAGCAACATACGGTAATTTAAACATCGAATTAAATTTTTTAAAATTAATAGACGATGTATGTAAATTAATTGAATTTAATCCCGTGCCTTGGCAAGGTTTCACTTTAGATAGAAAAGCGATTAGAAAACAGTGTGAAACAAATACGTTGTTAGAGGTTTTTAAAGTTATATATAATTTAAAAGCCACACACGCTAAGGCAAATTATTGGTGCTGTAAGAGCATGGCAAATATTAATTATATAGATGTTTTAGAAGCTTCAAATATTAAACCTATATATATACACTTGTATAGAGATGGGAGAGATGTAGCACTTTCTTTTAAAAACGCAATTGTTGGCCCTAAACATACTTACCACTTAGCAAAAAAATGGAAAACAGAGCAAGAATTGTGTTTAAAATTAAAACATAGTGTTGCACCTAACCGGTTTTTTTCATTGTGTTATGAAGACCTTATCACAAAACCTAAAGTCGTATTACAAGAACTTTGCACATTTTTAAATATACCGTTTAATACCGCAATGCTTAATTATTACCAGTCAGAAGAGTCTTTAAAAACAGCTGCTTCTGGTAAAATGTGGAAAAATGTATCCCAACCTATTTTAACACATAATTGCAATAAATTTTTAACAGAGATGAAGTCTCCTGATATTTTACTTTTTGAAAGTATTGCAGGAACAACTTTATCACAGTTAAATTATTCTTTATACACAGATGGTTTTTATAAACTCATTACAGAAGATGATATTGAAGCATTTCATCAAGAAAACGAAATTTTAAAACAAACTGTATTGTCTATGGCCAATACTAGAGATATCTCTAGAAAGCAACCACAATTACAATTATTAAAAGAGATACAAAATAGAGGTACGCTTCAGGTAGCAAACATATAA
- a CDS encoding NifB/NifX family molybdenum-iron cluster-binding protein, whose translation MRKIAIPITEDNKLAHHFGRSKFYEIYVFSNQNEVLDIQLLEANYKRACKSDIFNVLAKMGVRYLLSDRIGDQASKKCDEVGIKVVSGCSGNSSGVVLTFLEYKC comes from the coding sequence ATGAGAAAGATTGCCATACCTATAACAGAAGATAATAAATTAGCGCATCATTTTGGAAGAAGCAAGTTTTACGAAATCTATGTGTTTTCAAATCAGAATGAGGTTTTAGACATCCAACTTTTAGAAGCTAATTACAAAAGAGCTTGTAAATCTGATATTTTCAATGTTTTAGCCAAAATGGGAGTACGTTATTTACTTTCCGACCGTATAGGAGATCAAGCCTCTAAAAAATGTGATGAAGTTGGTATAAAAGTTGTTTCTGGATGCTCTGGAAATTCTTCAGGTGTTGTACTAACATTTTTAGAATATAAGTGTTAG
- a CDS encoding DUF5320 domain-containing protein, which translates to MPSLDGTGPEGLGTKTGMQLGLCKKGISDGQSVSGHRPYCQGRRKKLNTDKIVRLKS; encoded by the coding sequence ATGCCAAGTTTAGATGGAACGGGCCCTGAAGGTTTAGGAACTAAAACAGGAATGCAATTGGGATTATGTAAAAAGGGTATTTCTGATGGCCAGTCTGTCTCAGGGCACAGACCGTATTGTCAAGGCAGACGAAAAAAGTTAAACACAGACAAGATAGTACGATTAAAATCTTAA
- the nagB gene encoding glucosamine-6-phosphate deaminase, which translates to MLKSSIDKATGFEKRFENIGTVVYEDSNSGSKAVAKEIAELIQVKASQKQPCILGLATGSSPKGLYAELVRLHKEEGLSFKNVISFNLDEYYPMEPDSVNSYVRFMNELLFNHVDILPENCHIPDGTLDKEEIADYCDAYESKIEALGGIDLQILGIGGNGHIGFNESGSLQNSKTRLVALDHITRVAASSDFLGLNNTPRTAITLGVKKIMEAQRVILMAWGEGKSNIIKQSVEGQVTNLVPASFLQEHDNVTFVLDKESSSKLTRVNTPWLVEKIEWTDKLVRKAVLGLALHLKKPILMLTDADYIENGMSDLLADSGPAYDINIKIFNRLQNTITGWPGGKPNADDSKRPERAEPAKKRVLIFSPHPDDDVISMGGTFKRLQEQGHEVHIGYQTSGNIAVSDDEALRFAGFVCDYNAKFGIESTEAENIYKKAIAFLENKKGSEIDIPEVRYIKGLIRKGEAHAAAKFIGLPDAHIHFMEMPFYETGAIEKKPLGEDDIEITMALIDKIKPHQIYAAGDLADPHGTHKVCLDAIFTAVKALKPKKYMKDCWVWLYRGAWQEWNVDEIEMAVPMSPDQVLEKRHGIFKHQSQKDGVVFQGSDSREFWQRAEDRNRETAEIYHQLGLAHYAAMEAFVRWHF; encoded by the coding sequence ATGCTAAAAAGTAGTATAGACAAAGCGACAGGATTTGAAAAGCGCTTCGAGAACATCGGGACAGTTGTTTATGAAGATTCAAATTCAGGGTCTAAAGCTGTAGCTAAGGAAATCGCCGAATTAATCCAAGTAAAAGCCTCACAGAAACAGCCTTGTATATTAGGATTAGCCACAGGCTCTTCACCCAAAGGCTTATATGCAGAATTGGTACGTTTACACAAAGAAGAAGGCTTAAGTTTTAAGAATGTAATTTCTTTTAACTTGGATGAATACTATCCTATGGAGCCAGACTCTGTAAACAGTTATGTACGATTTATGAACGAGTTACTGTTTAATCATGTCGATATTTTACCAGAAAACTGTCACATTCCAGATGGAACATTAGACAAAGAAGAGATTGCAGATTATTGCGATGCTTACGAGTCAAAAATAGAAGCTTTAGGCGGAATAGATTTACAAATATTGGGAATTGGAGGAAACGGCCATATTGGTTTTAACGAATCGGGATCACTACAAAACTCAAAAACGCGATTAGTCGCCTTAGACCACATTACCAGAGTTGCAGCCAGCAGCGATTTTTTAGGATTAAACAACACCCCAAGAACAGCCATTACATTAGGTGTTAAAAAGATTATGGAAGCCCAACGCGTCATATTAATGGCTTGGGGCGAAGGGAAATCTAACATTATAAAACAATCTGTAGAAGGTCAAGTAACTAACTTGGTACCAGCTTCTTTTTTACAAGAGCACGATAATGTAACCTTTGTATTAGACAAAGAATCGTCTTCCAAACTAACACGAGTAAACACACCTTGGTTGGTAGAAAAAATAGAATGGACGGATAAGTTAGTAAGAAAGGCTGTATTAGGTTTAGCATTACATTTAAAGAAACCGATTTTAATGTTAACCGATGCCGATTATATAGAAAACGGAATGAGCGATTTATTAGCCGATTCTGGACCAGCCTACGATATAAACATCAAGATTTTTAACAGGTTGCAAAACACCATAACCGGATGGCCTGGAGGAAAACCTAATGCCGATGATTCTAAACGCCCCGAACGCGCAGAGCCAGCTAAGAAACGGGTACTAATATTTAGTCCACATCCAGATGACGATGTAATCAGTATGGGAGGGACCTTTAAACGATTACAAGAACAAGGCCACGAGGTGCATATTGGGTATCAAACCTCAGGAAACATAGCAGTATCGGACGATGAAGCCTTACGATTTGCAGGTTTTGTATGCGATTACAATGCTAAATTTGGCATAGAAAGTACAGAAGCAGAAAACATTTATAAAAAAGCCATAGCGTTTTTAGAGAATAAAAAAGGGAGTGAGATAGACATTCCGGAAGTACGCTATATAAAAGGATTAATACGAAAAGGAGAAGCGCATGCCGCAGCAAAATTTATAGGCTTACCAGATGCTCACATCCATTTTATGGAAATGCCATTCTATGAAACAGGAGCCATAGAAAAGAAACCTTTAGGCGAGGACGATATAGAGATAACGATGGCTTTAATCGATAAGATAAAGCCACATCAAATTTATGCAGCGGGCGATTTAGCCGATCCACATGGGACCCATAAAGTGTGTTTAGACGCCATATTTACAGCCGTAAAAGCCCTAAAACCAAAAAAGTATATGAAAGACTGTTGGGTTTGGTTATACCGAGGGGCATGGCAAGAGTGGAATGTAGATGAGATAGAGATGGCAGTACCAATGAGTCCGGATCAAGTGTTAGAAAAGCGCCATGGAATATTTAAGCATCAATCGCAAAAGGATGGTGTGGTGTTTCAGGGATCAGACAGCAGAGAATTCTGGCAACGTGCAGAAGATAGAAACCGAGAAACTGCAGAGATTTATCATCAATTAGGTTTAGCACATTACGCAGCTATGGAAGCCTTTGTGAGATGGCATTTTTAA
- a CDS encoding DUF134 domain-containing protein, with the protein MPRPRKKRKVNHPPKMQGFKPFGISFCDSDQIIMKYEEFETIKLVIYDALPQETAADKMEVSRPTLTRIYNSALQKVGQAFVEGKSIIIDGGTFEFNKDWFKCKRCFKLIDSDEDTSKCGDCPPLDQEELINLNI; encoded by the coding sequence ATGCCACGTCCAAGAAAAAAAAGGAAAGTAAATCATCCTCCAAAAATGCAAGGTTTTAAACCTTTTGGTATTTCATTTTGTGATTCAGATCAAATTATAATGAAATATGAGGAGTTTGAAACCATTAAACTGGTGATTTACGATGCCTTACCTCAAGAGACTGCAGCAGATAAAATGGAAGTGTCAAGACCTACATTAACGCGTATCTATAATAGTGCATTGCAAAAAGTAGGACAAGCTTTTGTTGAAGGCAAATCTATTATTATAGATGGTGGAACGTTTGAATTTAATAAAGATTGGTTTAAATGTAAACGTTGTTTTAAATTAATAGATAGTGATGAAGACACATCTAAATGTGGGGATTGTCCACCCTTAGATCAAGAAGAGTTGATAAATTTAAACATATAA
- a CDS encoding TonB-dependent receptor has protein sequence MRSIHFKTIIVFSFLASFNSLLAQQISGSILNVSEHPIANAFIIYNNTTISETNANGVFKLPENLKLPIKLKISHPDYYIKSVTLKTNKSIFKLLALEQTQDLDAVIISSSYQKESKVIVPTTKISSQKIDTYSPIDLVSSINETPGVFIQSGALNTNRIVIRGVGSRTLYGTNKIRAYFNGIPITNGTGETAIDAFDPEDIANLEIVKGPKATQYGTNLGGTLLLNSKQALEGETFLKTNLTVGSFGLLKNNVSLATTSNKLAINFNYDHLKSDGFRDNSNYKRHTALLTTNYKFNEKNELGFLINYTDYFAEIPSSIGQTAFHEDPSQAAYTWDAAQGYEDNKQVLIGLNYTHRFSDNFSNTTAVFYSYLDHYEPRPFNILDEFTNGYGARTLFAKDFKFLNQNANLSFGGEIYTDEYNWKTIENLYENNNGNGSLEGNLLSDNIENRQNLNVFATTTLPITNKLKAQIGLNINATNYEFTDAFKTGENNKDADRNFDPIVAPNLNIVYQFVPNISAYANVSKGFNYPSIEETLTPEGVINPELGPETGINYEIGSELFLVQSKLHIQLSAYLLDIDNLLVADRVGEDQYIGRNAGNTEHKGIELSASYTEMFNSGFVLAPYINAEITDHKFIEFVDNETDYSGNELTGVPDHKFNGGLQLGYKNFNLNTNFLYVGDMPLNDANTLYSEEYTILNAKLAYKNTITSHFTIEVNAGINNISNKDYASSVLINAVGFGDSEPRYYYPGQPRNWYSGFKISYNI, from the coding sequence ATGAGAAGTATACACTTTAAAACCATAATTGTATTTAGTTTTTTAGCATCCTTCAATTCTTTGCTAGCACAACAAATTAGTGGTTCAATATTAAATGTATCAGAACACCCCATTGCAAATGCATTTATAATTTATAATAATACAACGATTTCAGAAACAAATGCTAATGGTGTTTTTAAACTCCCAGAGAACTTAAAATTACCTATAAAATTAAAAATTAGTCATCCCGATTATTATATAAAATCTGTTACTTTAAAAACGAATAAAAGTATATTTAAACTTTTAGCATTAGAACAAACTCAAGATTTAGATGCCGTAATCATTTCATCTAGCTATCAAAAAGAGAGTAAAGTTATTGTACCCACAACAAAGATATCGTCTCAAAAAATTGACACTTATAGCCCTATCGATTTGGTTTCTAGTATAAACGAAACGCCTGGCGTATTTATACAAAGTGGTGCATTAAATACCAATAGAATTGTAATTCGTGGTGTAGGTTCTAGGACGCTTTATGGCACAAATAAAATAAGAGCTTACTTTAACGGTATTCCCATCACTAACGGAACCGGAGAAACAGCTATTGATGCTTTTGACCCTGAAGATATAGCAAATTTAGAAATTGTTAAAGGCCCTAAAGCAACGCAATATGGTACTAATTTGGGAGGCACATTATTACTTAATTCCAAACAAGCTTTAGAAGGCGAAACATTTTTAAAAACAAACCTGACAGTTGGAAGTTTTGGATTGTTAAAAAATAATGTTTCATTAGCGACAACATCTAATAAACTCGCTATTAATTTCAATTACGATCATCTAAAATCTGATGGATTTCGAGATAATAGTAATTATAAGAGACATACTGCATTATTAACAACAAATTATAAATTTAACGAAAAAAATGAACTTGGATTCTTAATAAATTACACCGATTATTTTGCAGAAATTCCAAGTTCTATTGGTCAAACGGCATTTCATGAAGACCCTTCTCAAGCAGCATATACTTGGGATGCTGCTCAAGGTTACGAAGACAATAAACAAGTTTTAATAGGTTTAAATTATACGCATCGTTTTTCCGACAACTTTAGTAATACCACAGCTGTATTTTATAGTTATTTAGACCATTACGAACCTAGACCCTTTAATATTTTAGATGAATTTACTAATGGATATGGGGCTAGAACACTTTTTGCTAAAGATTTTAAATTTTTAAACCAAAATGCTAATCTTAGTTTTGGTGGTGAGATATATACAGATGAATACAATTGGAAAACTATTGAAAATTTATACGAAAACAATAATGGAAACGGTAGTTTAGAAGGTAATTTACTTAGTGACAATATTGAAAACAGACAAAATCTTAATGTTTTTGCTACAACCACATTACCTATTACAAATAAGTTAAAAGCTCAAATCGGGCTTAATATAAATGCTACCAATTACGAGTTTACTGATGCATTTAAAACGGGAGAAAACAATAAAGATGCAGACAGAAATTTCGATCCTATTGTGGCTCCAAATTTAAATATTGTCTATCAATTTGTTCCTAATATAAGTGCTTATGCAAATGTAAGTAAAGGATTTAATTACCCGTCTATAGAAGAGACTCTTACACCCGAAGGAGTAATTAATCCCGAATTAGGACCAGAAACCGGAATTAATTATGAAATTGGGAGCGAACTCTTCCTCGTTCAGAGTAAGTTACACATACAACTGTCTGCCTACCTATTAGATATAGACAATTTACTTGTTGCAGATCGTGTTGGCGAAGATCAATATATTGGAAGAAATGCTGGTAATACAGAGCACAAAGGAATTGAACTTTCTGCTTCTTATACAGAAATGTTTAATTCGGGTTTTGTTTTAGCACCGTACATAAATGCAGAAATTACTGATCATAAATTTATAGAATTTGTAGATAATGAAACCGATTATTCGGGTAATGAACTTACTGGTGTTCCAGACCATAAATTTAATGGAGGATTACAGTTAGGATACAAAAACTTTAATTTAAACACTAATTTTTTATATGTAGGAGACATGCCTTTAAATGATGCTAATACGCTTTATTCTGAAGAGTATACAATTTTAAACGCCAAACTAGCCTATAAAAATACTATAACATCACATTTTACTATAGAAGTTAATGCTGGTATAAATAATATTTCAAATAAAGACTACGCATCTTCTGTATTAATAAATGCTGTTGGGTTTGGAGATTCAGAACCAAGATATTATTACCCTGGACAACCACGAAATTGGTACAGTGGCTTTAAAATAAGTTATAATATATAA
- a CDS encoding sugar MFS transporter — translation MQNKTEAIAPKPQTNHIAIAIIAGLFFIFGFVTWINGALIPFMKTINELTDAQSYLVASASYISFVVMALPASYIINKVGYKKGMSLGLFVMAFGALIFIPAAEARTYWVFLTGIFIQGLGMTLLQTASNPYITILGPIESAAKRIAIMGIANKVAGALGSLIFGALLLSGIDGVKDKLAFVSEAEKETLLNTMADSVVTPYIVMAIVLLVLGFLIRKAPLPNLEEPETPEETSATTAAKTSVFQYPHLWLGVLTLFFYVGAEVIAGDTIISYGISLGFSSEEAKFFTTFTLLAMVLTYGLGVVLIPKYLKQHKALVISAILGIVFSCCIILTSGLTSVLFVAALGISNALVWPAVWPLTLDGLGKFTKTASALLVMAISGGAVIPPLYGKLVDLNNVSLLSEGLSESEAIAQAATSSYWILIPCYAFILFFAIWGHKFKSWRKS, via the coding sequence ATGCAAAACAAAACAGAAGCAATTGCACCAAAACCCCAAACCAATCATATCGCCATAGCTATAATTGCGGGCTTATTTTTCATTTTTGGTTTTGTAACCTGGATTAATGGCGCCTTAATTCCATTTATGAAAACGATAAACGAGCTCACCGATGCGCAATCTTATTTAGTGGCATCAGCCTCATATATTTCATTTGTAGTTATGGCACTTCCAGCTTCCTATATAATAAATAAAGTAGGGTATAAAAAGGGGATGTCATTAGGGTTATTTGTTATGGCTTTTGGAGCTTTAATCTTTATACCCGCAGCCGAAGCCCGTACCTATTGGGTGTTTTTAACAGGTATTTTTATACAAGGTTTAGGGATGACACTCTTACAAACGGCTTCTAATCCTTACATTACTATTTTAGGACCTATAGAAAGTGCAGCCAAGCGTATAGCCATAATGGGAATCGCCAATAAAGTGGCAGGCGCATTAGGCTCTTTAATTTTTGGTGCCTTGTTATTATCTGGTATAGATGGCGTAAAAGATAAACTGGCATTCGTCTCGGAAGCAGAAAAAGAAACATTATTAAATACTATGGCCGATAGTGTTGTTACTCCATATATAGTCATGGCTATTGTGTTATTGGTTTTAGGGTTTTTAATACGAAAAGCACCGCTTCCAAATTTAGAAGAGCCAGAAACACCAGAAGAAACTTCTGCAACAACGGCAGCAAAAACGAGTGTATTTCAGTATCCACATCTATGGTTAGGAGTACTAACCTTGTTTTTTTATGTAGGCGCAGAAGTTATTGCAGGAGATACAATAATATCTTATGGGATTTCACTAGGGTTTTCTTCAGAGGAAGCGAAATTCTTCACTACCTTCACACTCTTGGCTATGGTATTAACCTATGGTTTAGGCGTTGTTTTAATTCCAAAATATTTAAAGCAGCATAAGGCATTAGTTATAAGTGCCATTTTAGGAATCGTATTTAGCTGTTGCATTATATTAACCTCAGGACTAACCTCAGTACTATTTGTGGCAGCCTTAGGTATTTCAAATGCCTTGGTTTGGCCCGCCGTTTGGCCTCTAACCTTAGATGGCTTAGGGAAGTTTACAAAAACGGCATCAGCCTTATTGGTTATGGCTATTTCAGGAGGCGCAGTGATTCCGCCATTATATGGAAAACTGGTTGATCTGAATAACGTATCATTACTATCAGAAGGCTTATCAGAGTCAGAGGCAATCGCACAAGCCGCCACCAGTAGTTATTGGATTTTAATCCCCTGTTATGCATTCATCTTATTTTTTGCAATATGGGGACATAAGTTTAAAAGTTGGAGAAAATCATAG
- a CDS encoding metallophosphoesterase family protein gives MKIAFFSDIHANLPALESFFKDVETEQVDAIYCLGDLVGYNVWPNEVVETIRKRHIPTIMGNHDEALLKPAVKEDKPSNKGLTRTLITESNRKYLINLPRHLNLCFQTNNKPFNVLMTHGSMKAINDYMVVDYPEQDVLDMMHAQQADVLLCGHTHKPFHRVIKNNKTFKHVINIGSVGKPKDGDARLCYAIVTLNQDTASNSEILDVTFKRVTYDVEKAAKAVEDSDFDNAFADALRIAK, from the coding sequence ATGAAAATTGCTTTCTTTTCAGATATACATGCTAATTTACCGGCTTTAGAATCTTTTTTTAAAGACGTTGAAACAGAACAAGTTGATGCCATTTATTGCCTAGGAGATTTAGTAGGTTATAATGTTTGGCCAAACGAAGTGGTTGAAACCATAAGAAAACGACATATTCCTACTATTATGGGAAACCATGATGAAGCTTTGTTAAAACCTGCTGTAAAAGAAGACAAACCATCTAATAAAGGCTTAACTAGAACCCTAATAACAGAATCCAACAGAAAGTATTTAATTAATTTACCAAGACACTTAAACCTCTGTTTCCAAACAAATAATAAACCGTTTAATGTATTAATGACGCATGGAAGTATGAAAGCCATAAACGATTATATGGTTGTAGACTATCCAGAGCAAGACGTTTTAGATATGATGCATGCACAGCAAGCAGACGTTCTTTTATGCGGACATACGCATAAACCTTTTCATCGTGTTATAAAAAATAACAAAACATTTAAACATGTTATAAATATTGGTTCTGTAGGAAAACCTAAAGATGGAGATGCAAGACTTTGTTATGCCATTGTTACCCTTAATCAAGATACCGCTTCAAACTCAGAAATTCTAGATGTAACTTTTAAACGTGTTACATATGATGTAGAGAAAGCGGCTAAAGCTGTTGAAGATAGTGATTTTGATAATGCCTTTGCAGATGCGTTACGTATTGCCAAATAA
- a CDS encoding beta-N-acetylhexosaminidase, which yields MNIKVIAIAIVFFVTSSKMIAQLNLIPYPNTVTLHSGEVTFNTIKVKYDNALNSEFNELSKFIKTKGLKPTTTQSKDFNIELVLAEHTLKENGKEGYKLDITDKKITITAANPAGIFFGIQTLKQLQLDRSASGMSFPQVSIQDNPKFKWRAFMLDESRHFKGKEVVFDMLDQMALLKMNVFHWHLTDDQGWRIEIKKYPLLTQIGSYRNDTQINGVKSDKRTGKPHSGFYTQEDIKEVIAYAAKKHITIIPEIEMPGHATAAIAAYPWLGTVDKPIDVSVTFGILPNIFNVTDPKVKTFLEDVLQEVIDLFPSKIVHIGGDEVKFDQWKESEQVTEWMKDNNIKSYPDIQIAFTNSMSKFIESKGYRMMGWNDILGENLHHYNVEETKKENNEKLAQSAIIHFWKGSQELMVSALTKGHEVVNSQHNYTYLDYDYNSISLEKAYSFSPIPEGIDKNLESQVLGLGCQMWSEWVPTQEDMYRQVFPRLAAYAEVGWTQTEQKDFRRFQTNLQTVKQNWENTPYYTKNIKNDDYVTITFSVDMNDSPFLKELEGGREMLTLSGTFKNVNTGAEEYWHADSVSLTDSDYNGIYTGTKLVPKNSTLSFILLKSPDGSWDNHIKILSTQSCKYLTPEKNYKIDVHSKDMQVAFKAEKCLDI from the coding sequence ATGAATATAAAAGTAATAGCAATAGCAATTGTGTTTTTTGTAACGAGTTCAAAAATGATTGCGCAATTAAACTTAATTCCTTATCCCAATACTGTTACTCTTCATAGCGGAGAAGTAACATTTAATACCATAAAAGTTAAGTACGATAACGCTTTAAATAGTGAGTTTAATGAGTTGAGTAAATTTATTAAAACTAAAGGGTTAAAACCAACTACAACTCAGTCTAAAGATTTTAATATAGAGTTAGTTTTAGCAGAACACACTTTAAAAGAAAACGGAAAAGAAGGATATAAATTAGATATAACCGATAAAAAAATAACTATAACTGCCGCAAATCCAGCAGGAATATTTTTCGGAATACAAACTTTAAAACAACTACAATTAGACCGTTCAGCATCAGGTATGTCTTTCCCTCAGGTTTCTATTCAAGATAATCCGAAATTTAAATGGCGTGCATTTATGTTAGACGAATCTAGACATTTTAAAGGCAAAGAAGTTGTTTTCGATATGTTAGATCAAATGGCTCTTTTAAAGATGAATGTTTTTCATTGGCATTTAACAGACGATCAAGGCTGGAGAATAGAAATAAAAAAATACCCTCTATTAACTCAAATTGGGAGTTACAGGAATGATACTCAAATTAATGGAGTTAAAAGTGATAAACGAACAGGAAAACCACATTCAGGATTTTATACACAAGAAGATATAAAAGAAGTTATTGCTTATGCCGCAAAAAAACACATTACCATTATTCCTGAAATAGAAATGCCAGGTCATGCCACGGCTGCGATTGCTGCATATCCTTGGTTAGGAACAGTAGATAAACCAATAGATGTCTCAGTCACTTTTGGAATATTACCAAATATATTTAATGTTACAGATCCTAAAGTAAAAACATTTCTAGAAGATGTATTGCAAGAGGTAATTGATTTGTTCCCTAGTAAAATTGTACATATTGGTGGTGATGAGGTTAAGTTTGATCAATGGAAAGAAAGTGAACAAGTTACTGAATGGATGAAAGATAATAACATTAAATCTTATCCGGATATTCAAATAGCTTTCACTAATAGTATGTCTAAATTTATTGAAAGTAAAGGTTATAGAATGATGGGTTGGAATGATATCTTAGGTGAAAATCTGCATCATTATAATGTAGAGGAAACTAAAAAAGAAAATAACGAAAAATTAGCTCAAAGTGCTATAATTCATTTTTGGAAAGGGAGTCAAGAGTTAATGGTTTCTGCGCTTACAAAAGGTCATGAGGTTGTTAATTCTCAGCACAATTATACGTATCTAGATTATGATTATAATTCCATTTCACTTGAAAAAGCATATAGTTTTTCTCCAATTCCAGAAGGAATTGACAAAAATTTGGAATCTCAAGTTCTAGGGTTAGGTTGCCAAATGTGGAGTGAGTGGGTGCCAACTCAAGAAGATATGTATAGACAAGTATTTCCAAGACTTGCTGCCTATGCAGAAGTAGGATGGACACAGACAGAACAGAAAGATTTTAGAAGATTTCAAACCAATCTTCAAACTGTAAAACAAAACTGGGAAAATACGCCTTATTATACTAAAAACATTAAAAATGATGATTACGTAACTATAACATTTAGTGTGGATATGAATGACTCTCCGTTTTTAAAAGAACTAGAAGGCGGACGCGAAATGTTAACCCTTTCAGGAACTTTTAAAAATGTTAATACAGGAGCAGAAGAATATTGGCACGCAGATAGTGTAAGTTTAACAGATTCTGATTATAATGGAATTTATACAGGAACAAAATTAGTTCCTAAAAACAGCACGCTATCTTTTATATTATTAAAGTCTCCAGATGGCAGTTGGGATAATCATATTAAAATTTTATCTACTCAATCTTGTAAGTATCTAACACCAGAAAAAAATTATAAAATAGATGTGCATTCTAAAGATATGCAGGTTGCTTTTAAAGCTGAAAAATGCTTAGATATTTAA